The Nycticebus coucang isolate mNycCou1 chromosome 5, mNycCou1.pri, whole genome shotgun sequence genome window below encodes:
- the HAO2 gene encoding 2-Hydroxyacid oxidase 2 isoform X1, translating into MPSVCLADFEVRAREQLSKTTWDFIDGGADEGITRDDNIAAFKKIRLRPRYLRDVSEVDTRTTILGEKVSAPIGISPTGFHTIACPDGEMSTARAAQAAGVCYITSTFASCSFEDIVAAAPGGLRWFQLYVQPDQQLNKQLVQRVESLGFKALVVTVDTPVVGNRRHDFRNRLDLKKNLMLTDLRSPRERNSIPSLQTSAPSPHFSWNGLSWFQSLTRLPIILKGILTKEDAELAVKHNVQGIIVSNHGGRQLDEVPSSSLSRTQHLSHTLVIGRGENVKSAEQTWRHPNHWDQIDALTEVVTAVNGKLEVYLDGGVRTGNDVLKALALGAKCVFLGRPILWGLACKQGEHGVREVLNILKNEFHTSMTLTGCRSIAEINPNLIQFSRL; encoded by the exons ATGCCCTCGGTGTGCTTGGCGGACTTTGAGGTGCGGGCACGAGAGCAGCTCTCTAAGACAACTTGGGATTTTATTGATGGAGGAGCTGACGAAGGCATCACCCGAGATGACAACATTGCAGCGTTTAAAAA AATCCGCCTCCGTCCCCGATACCTGAGAGACGTGTCAGAGGTGGACACCAGGACCACAATCCTAGGGGAGAAGGTCAGTGCCCCCATCGGCATCTCACCCACTGGATTCCACACCATTGCCTGCCCTGATGGGGAAATGAGCACAGCAAGAG cCGCCCAAGCAGCTGGTGTCTGCTATATCACCAGCACATTTGCCAGCTGTAGCTTTGAAGATATTGTTGCTGCTGCCCCAGGAGGCCTCCGGTGGTTCCAGCTCTATGTGCAACCAGACCAGCAGCTGAACAAACAGCTGGTCCAGAGGGTGGAGTCCTTAGGTTTCAAAGCTTTGGTAGTCACTGTGGACACACCTGTAGTTGGAAACAGGCGACATGACTTTCGAAACCGATTAGACTTGAAGAAGAACTTGATGCTAACAGATCTTCGATCACCTAGAGAG AGAAATTCAATACCTTCTCTCCAGACCTCGGCCCCTAGCCCACATTTCAGCTGGAATGGTCTCTCCTGGTTTCAGAGCCTAACCCGCTTGCCCATCATCCTTAAAGGGATCCTGACAAAGGAGGACGCAGAGTTGGCTGTCAAGCACAATGTCCAAGGCATCATTGTTTCCAACCATGGTGGGAGGCAGCTTGATGAGGTTCCCTCTTCG TCACTTTCACGCACCCAGCACCTTTCACACACCCTGGTAATTGGCAGAGGGGAGAATGTAAAGAGTGCAGAGCAGACCTGGAGGCATCCCAACCACTGGGACCAG ATAGATGCTTTGACAGAAGTGGTGACTGCTGTAAATGGGAAACTTGAAGTGTACCTGGACGGTGGGGTCCGAACTGGCAATGACGTGCTGAAGGCTCTGGCCCTGGGTGCGAAGTGCGTCTTTCTTGGGAGACCAATCCTATGGGGTCTTGCCTGCAAG CAGGGTGAACATGGTGTTAGAGaagttttgaacattttaaaaaatgaattccacACTTCCATGACCCTTACAG
- the HAO2 gene encoding 2-Hydroxyacid oxidase 2 isoform X3, protein MPSVCLADFEVRAREQLSKTTWDFIDGGADEGITRDDNIAAFKKIRLRPRYLRDVSEVDTRTTILGEKVSAPIGISPTGFHTIACPDGEMSTARAAQAAGVCYITSTFASCSFEDIVAAAPGGLRWFQLYVQPDQQLNKQLVQRVESLGFKALVVTVDTPVVGNRRHDFRNRLDLKKNLMLTDLRSPRERNSIPSLQTSAPSPHFSWNGLSWFQSLTRLPIILKGILTKEDAELAVKHNVQGIIVSNHGGRQLDEVPSSIDALTEVVTAVNGKLEVYLDGGVRTGNDVLKALALGAKCVFLGRPILWGLACKQGEHGVREVLNILKNEFHTSMTLTGCRSIAEINPNLIQFSRL, encoded by the exons ATGCCCTCGGTGTGCTTGGCGGACTTTGAGGTGCGGGCACGAGAGCAGCTCTCTAAGACAACTTGGGATTTTATTGATGGAGGAGCTGACGAAGGCATCACCCGAGATGACAACATTGCAGCGTTTAAAAA AATCCGCCTCCGTCCCCGATACCTGAGAGACGTGTCAGAGGTGGACACCAGGACCACAATCCTAGGGGAGAAGGTCAGTGCCCCCATCGGCATCTCACCCACTGGATTCCACACCATTGCCTGCCCTGATGGGGAAATGAGCACAGCAAGAG cCGCCCAAGCAGCTGGTGTCTGCTATATCACCAGCACATTTGCCAGCTGTAGCTTTGAAGATATTGTTGCTGCTGCCCCAGGAGGCCTCCGGTGGTTCCAGCTCTATGTGCAACCAGACCAGCAGCTGAACAAACAGCTGGTCCAGAGGGTGGAGTCCTTAGGTTTCAAAGCTTTGGTAGTCACTGTGGACACACCTGTAGTTGGAAACAGGCGACATGACTTTCGAAACCGATTAGACTTGAAGAAGAACTTGATGCTAACAGATCTTCGATCACCTAGAGAG AGAAATTCAATACCTTCTCTCCAGACCTCGGCCCCTAGCCCACATTTCAGCTGGAATGGTCTCTCCTGGTTTCAGAGCCTAACCCGCTTGCCCATCATCCTTAAAGGGATCCTGACAAAGGAGGACGCAGAGTTGGCTGTCAAGCACAATGTCCAAGGCATCATTGTTTCCAACCATGGTGGGAGGCAGCTTGATGAGGTTCCCTCTTCG ATAGATGCTTTGACAGAAGTGGTGACTGCTGTAAATGGGAAACTTGAAGTGTACCTGGACGGTGGGGTCCGAACTGGCAATGACGTGCTGAAGGCTCTGGCCCTGGGTGCGAAGTGCGTCTTTCTTGGGAGACCAATCCTATGGGGTCTTGCCTGCAAG CAGGGTGAACATGGTGTTAGAGaagttttgaacattttaaaaaatgaattccacACTTCCATGACCCTTACAG
- the HAO2 gene encoding 2-Hydroxyacid oxidase 2 isoform X2 has translation MPSVCLADFEVRAREQLSKTTWDFIDGGADEGITRDDNIAAFKKIRLRPRYLRDVSEVDTRTTILGEKVSAPIGISPTGFHTIACPDGEMSTARAAQAAGVCYITSTFASCSFEDIVAAAPGGLRWFQLYVQPDQQLNKQLVQRVESLGFKALVVTVDTPVVGNRRHDFRNRLDLKKNLMLTDLRSPRERNSIPSLQTSAPSPHFSWNGLSWFQSLTRLPIILKGILTKEDAELAVKHNVQGIIVSNHGGRQLDEVPSSSLSRTQHLSHTLVIGRGENVKSAEQTWRHPNHWDQIDALTEVVTAVNGKLEVYLDGGVRTGNDVLKALALGAKCVFLGRPILWGLACKGEHGVREVLNILKNEFHTSMTLTGCRSIAEINPNLIQFSRL, from the exons ATGCCCTCGGTGTGCTTGGCGGACTTTGAGGTGCGGGCACGAGAGCAGCTCTCTAAGACAACTTGGGATTTTATTGATGGAGGAGCTGACGAAGGCATCACCCGAGATGACAACATTGCAGCGTTTAAAAA AATCCGCCTCCGTCCCCGATACCTGAGAGACGTGTCAGAGGTGGACACCAGGACCACAATCCTAGGGGAGAAGGTCAGTGCCCCCATCGGCATCTCACCCACTGGATTCCACACCATTGCCTGCCCTGATGGGGAAATGAGCACAGCAAGAG cCGCCCAAGCAGCTGGTGTCTGCTATATCACCAGCACATTTGCCAGCTGTAGCTTTGAAGATATTGTTGCTGCTGCCCCAGGAGGCCTCCGGTGGTTCCAGCTCTATGTGCAACCAGACCAGCAGCTGAACAAACAGCTGGTCCAGAGGGTGGAGTCCTTAGGTTTCAAAGCTTTGGTAGTCACTGTGGACACACCTGTAGTTGGAAACAGGCGACATGACTTTCGAAACCGATTAGACTTGAAGAAGAACTTGATGCTAACAGATCTTCGATCACCTAGAGAG AGAAATTCAATACCTTCTCTCCAGACCTCGGCCCCTAGCCCACATTTCAGCTGGAATGGTCTCTCCTGGTTTCAGAGCCTAACCCGCTTGCCCATCATCCTTAAAGGGATCCTGACAAAGGAGGACGCAGAGTTGGCTGTCAAGCACAATGTCCAAGGCATCATTGTTTCCAACCATGGTGGGAGGCAGCTTGATGAGGTTCCCTCTTCG TCACTTTCACGCACCCAGCACCTTTCACACACCCTGGTAATTGGCAGAGGGGAGAATGTAAAGAGTGCAGAGCAGACCTGGAGGCATCCCAACCACTGGGACCAG ATAGATGCTTTGACAGAAGTGGTGACTGCTGTAAATGGGAAACTTGAAGTGTACCTGGACGGTGGGGTCCGAACTGGCAATGACGTGCTGAAGGCTCTGGCCCTGGGTGCGAAGTGCGTCTTTCTTGGGAGACCAATCCTATGGGGTCTTGCCTGCAAG GGTGAACATGGTGTTAGAGaagttttgaacattttaaaaaatgaattccacACTTCCATGACCCTTACAG
- the HAO2 gene encoding 2-Hydroxyacid oxidase 2 isoform X4 → MPSVCLADFEVRAREQLSKTTWDFIDGGADEGITRDDNIAAFKKIRLRPRYLRDVSEVDTRTTILGEKVSAPIGISPTGFHTIACPDGEMSTARAAQAAGVCYITSTFASCSFEDIVAAAPGGLRWFQLYVQPDQQLNKQLVQRVESLGFKALVVTVDTPVVGNRRHDFRNRLDLKKNLMLTDLRSPRERNSIPSLQTSAPSPHFSWNGLSWFQSLTRLPIILKGILTKEDAELAVKHNVQGIIVSNHGGRQLDEVPSSIDALTEVVTAVNGKLEVYLDGGVRTGNDVLKALALGAKCVFLGRPILWGLACKGEHGVREVLNILKNEFHTSMTLTGCRSIAEINPNLIQFSRL, encoded by the exons ATGCCCTCGGTGTGCTTGGCGGACTTTGAGGTGCGGGCACGAGAGCAGCTCTCTAAGACAACTTGGGATTTTATTGATGGAGGAGCTGACGAAGGCATCACCCGAGATGACAACATTGCAGCGTTTAAAAA AATCCGCCTCCGTCCCCGATACCTGAGAGACGTGTCAGAGGTGGACACCAGGACCACAATCCTAGGGGAGAAGGTCAGTGCCCCCATCGGCATCTCACCCACTGGATTCCACACCATTGCCTGCCCTGATGGGGAAATGAGCACAGCAAGAG cCGCCCAAGCAGCTGGTGTCTGCTATATCACCAGCACATTTGCCAGCTGTAGCTTTGAAGATATTGTTGCTGCTGCCCCAGGAGGCCTCCGGTGGTTCCAGCTCTATGTGCAACCAGACCAGCAGCTGAACAAACAGCTGGTCCAGAGGGTGGAGTCCTTAGGTTTCAAAGCTTTGGTAGTCACTGTGGACACACCTGTAGTTGGAAACAGGCGACATGACTTTCGAAACCGATTAGACTTGAAGAAGAACTTGATGCTAACAGATCTTCGATCACCTAGAGAG AGAAATTCAATACCTTCTCTCCAGACCTCGGCCCCTAGCCCACATTTCAGCTGGAATGGTCTCTCCTGGTTTCAGAGCCTAACCCGCTTGCCCATCATCCTTAAAGGGATCCTGACAAAGGAGGACGCAGAGTTGGCTGTCAAGCACAATGTCCAAGGCATCATTGTTTCCAACCATGGTGGGAGGCAGCTTGATGAGGTTCCCTCTTCG ATAGATGCTTTGACAGAAGTGGTGACTGCTGTAAATGGGAAACTTGAAGTGTACCTGGACGGTGGGGTCCGAACTGGCAATGACGTGCTGAAGGCTCTGGCCCTGGGTGCGAAGTGCGTCTTTCTTGGGAGACCAATCCTATGGGGTCTTGCCTGCAAG GGTGAACATGGTGTTAGAGaagttttgaacattttaaaaaatgaattccacACTTCCATGACCCTTACAG